From the genome of Daphnia pulex isolate KAP4 chromosome 12, ASM2113471v1:
GTAGGAGATATGTTCCTCTCATCAACAGGTTGATTATCTTGAGACATGCAATTATGAGAGATTCAGCAATGTAGCAAATAACTAATActatttatttacttaataTAGCTGTCCTGATGTCAGAGCTTGTAAAGTTGATATCCTGCCTTTGGCTAGTTTACCATGAGGAAGGAAACTCAATTACGAAGCTCAAAGAAGCAGTGCACACCCAAATCATCAAGCAGCCTCTTGATACATTGAAAGTGTGTGTGCCATCAATGGTGTATGTTGTTCAAAACAACTTGTTGTATGTTGCTGCTTCTCATCTTGATGCTGCTACTTATCAggtatcttaaaaaaaaaaattgaattaagttaatttcattgaaaacatGTATCATTTTCCTAGGTGACTTATCAGCTCAAAATTCTTACAACTGCCCTCTTTACGGTTGCTATATTGAAGAGGCAGTTGATAGCTACTCAGTGGACAGCGTTGGTTGTATTGCTTGTCGGTGTCGCCATGGtatttttcagatattttgaATCAACTTTAAATAATACGACTGACGATACATCAATAAATTGCGTAGGTTCAACTGGCTCAGACTGAGCCGGAGAAAACGGACAAAACAGCCTCCTCTGGTCCTGAACAGCATCGTTGGGTTGGCTTTGGTGCTGCATTAGCTGCTTGTGTTCTGTCTGGATTTGCGGGaatttatttcgaaaaaatccTCAAGGTGAGtaaaacgaataaatttcagaaaatcaataaattttcttcaacgACACCGCGCTTTCTTTGATATCCAGGGATCTAACGTCTCGGTGTGGATGCGAAATATCCAGCTGAGCTTTTTATCTCTTCCTTTCGGATTGTTCACTTGCTTAATTTACGACTGGAGCACAATCAACTCGCAGGGATTCTTTTTCGGATATGACTCCTTCATCTGGTATTTGGTTGTTCTTCAAGCGACTGGAGGGCTACTAGTCGCCATGGTCGTCAAGTACGCCGGTATGAATCGATTCCAGTCCTTTTAAAACCTACAGTATTTGATCCTTTGCGTCACCTAATTCATTATtcgttgtttcctttttctagaTAACATCTTGAAAGGATTTGCCACTTCGTTGGCCATCATCTTGTCTTGTGTTGTGTCCATCTATTTATTCAACTTCAACTTGACGCTGCAATTTTCCGTCGGAACTCTGTTAGTAATGGGTTCGGTATTCCTCTACAGCTACACGCCGCCCAAGAACTTGCAAcatcaaaatgttaaaatttgagGCTCCTTTTTAGTCTCTCTCGAAGCAACTGTCTCCatgaatatttcttgtttgcgCGTGAGCTTATTCTGTCCAATTATTTGCAtattaattatattatttactgttttttgttggCCTCTACAATGGTGGTGGGAGATGTTGAGAATTAATATTCCCAGGTCATTGCTACTGCATCAGGTGCGATGGCC
Proteins encoded in this window:
- the LOC124209465 gene encoding UDP-N-acetylglucosamine transporter-like isoform X1, which encodes MEQKNSEKMKYISLVTLTVQNAALGLSMRYARTRVGDMFLSSTAVLMSELVKLISCLWLVYHEEGNSITKLKEAVHTQIIKQPLDTLKVCVPSMVYVVQNNLLYVAASHLDAATYQVTYQLKILTTALFTVAILKRQLIATQWTALVVLLVGVAMVQLAQTEPEKTDKTASSGPEQHRWVGFGAALAACVLSGFAGIYFEKILKGSNVSVWMRNIQLSFLSLPFGLFTCLIYDWSTINSQGFFFGYDSFIWYLVVLQATGGLLVAMVVKYADNILKGFATSLAIILSCVVSIYLFNFNLTLQFSVGTLLVMGSVFLYSYTPPKNLQHQNVKI
- the LOC124209465 gene encoding UDP-N-acetylglucosamine transporter-like isoform X2, with product MEQKKKMKYISLVTLTVQNAALGLSMRYARTRVGDMFLSSTAVLMSELVKLISCLWLVYHEEGNSITKLKEAVHTQIIKQPLDTLKVCVPSMVYVVQNNLLYVAASHLDAATYQVTYQLKILTTALFTVAILKRQLIATQWTALVVLLVGVAMVQLAQTEPEKTDKTASSGPEQHRWVGFGAALAACVLSGFAGIYFEKILKGSNVSVWMRNIQLSFLSLPFGLFTCLIYDWSTINSQGFFFGYDSFIWYLVVLQATGGLLVAMVVKYADNILKGFATSLAIILSCVVSIYLFNFNLTLQFSVGTLLVMGSVFLYSYTPPKNLQHQNVKI